The genomic stretch AATTGGATGTTGGAGGTCGCCCTAGTGGAAGGTAATTACTGCTCAAAATTGAGTCTTTGTTCACTCTGTAGAGGTGATTCAGCTACGTGGTTTTGTTGATTGCGTTCTTGATGTTGTGCTCTTCGATAAGATTCGTTCGTTTTAATTGCCTCTGTCGGTGTCTGGAGGTGGAAAGGTTATGAATCACCGAACTTGGGAACGGGGCTTGCTTTTCTCTGGCTGAATGTTGAGCTGTGGTTGATTTTTGAAATCGATACTAATCGTGGAGATTATTTGTCTTTCCGCAGGTTATTGATTATTCTCTATATCGGCCTGGAAAAAGATCCCTCCTTGCTTTCTTTGTCACTAAGGTCTTGTCGTTACAGCTGAGCTAGGTTAGACATCAGTCGATCTTGCTACCACCCTTAATTGTTCGATTGCCCTATCAAGAGAAATGCAGACCAAATTCCGGATTCATGCAGACCCCTCACTCAACCAGGACCATTTTGACCAAATTCCTGATTCATTGCTCCTTCTCATATTCAACAAGCTCGCTGATGTACGTTCTCTTTGTCGCTGCTTGGCTGTGTCAAAGCGCTTCAATTCCCTTGTTCCCCTTGTTCACGATCTGTATGTCAAGATAGATCGGATAGTGTCTGTTGATGGTGACTGTGATGCTATAAGTCTTTCTTCCCCTAAACCCAGAAATATCTTTGCCCATCTATTAAAGGTCATGTTGTTCCGCATCTTCAAGCCTTTTCATCACCTTCAGAGCACCAACGGTGGAAATAAACCTCTTTTTCCACGAATCTTCCATCATTCCCCAGCTCAAGTCCTCAAGACTTTCACTCAAGTGCGCAACCTGAGGATTGAGCTACCGGCTGCTGATGTTGGAACAGAGGATGGGGTCTTCTTGAAGTGGAGAGCAGAGTTTGGAAGCACTCTTCAGAATTGTGTGATATTGGGTGGAACCAGGATTGAACCTGGTTCTGATTCAGTAAATTCGGAAGGGTCGGTGGAAGACAACGGAAGCATACCAGAGTCCTTCTATACGAATGGAGGGTTGAAGCTGCGTGTTGTTTGGACTATTAGCTCATTGATTGCTGCATCAACAAGGCATTATCTTCTCCATCAGATAGTTAAGGAACACAGAACATTGAAAAGCTTGGTCTTGACAGATGCTGATGGTCAGGGGACATTGACCATGGGAGTCGAACAGCTGAAAGAGTTCAGGGAGAAGCCGTTGACAGCCTCAGCATCATCAAACAGGAGTCAGGTACCAGCATCAAATATGAAGCTAAAATATGCTCCATACTTGGAGCTTCCTGAGGGAATGAGGATGCAGGGAGCTACACTTGTTGTCATCAAGCCTGCTGGAGAAGGGACAAGCTGTGTTAACAGTGGCAAGAAGGAAACTGAGGCATTAGTTTGTGGGGCATTCGATGGGCCATTTCAAGCTGCTGTTACGGCATTAGGGAAGAGACGAACTTACTTGTTGGAGATGAATGGTTTTTAGACTAATTTCATCATTTGGCTTAGTTATCTTCCTATGGCTTGCACTGGTTTTTATTGTCCATTGATGTTGAACCACTTTCAGATTCCCATTTCTACTGGAATGATATTTCACTTCTGTAGTTGAGTAGGAATGCAATTTCCAAAATTTTATGCTTTTTTGTTTAGTAAGAGCATCTGGTTCTATGGTTTAGTGCATAATATGGACTATAAAGGTGTGAATTTTCATCTCATTGTCACGATTTGTATACTTAACTTAAGTTGTACAATGGGTGCAATTACATATCTGAGTGTTGATAAAGGTAGTATTAATTACAACCAACATGGCCATAAGTTATCTCAAAATCGCATTTGGGGAGACCAACCTAGTTTCATATCTCATATCTGAGTTGGGTAGTCTAATGAAATAATGGTTCAACCTTTATTGCTCGAAAACTGTTGTCCTGGTTCTCTTGGAGCCTAATTCTGCTTGAAAATGGTACGAATAGTTTCTACTAAGAACATGCTACAAATTCTGATTGGCTAAATGCCTAATTTTCTTGCAGCCTGCTTCCCCAAGTTTTATCTTTAGTCATTTCTCAATTTGTGATCTGCATGGTCGTTTCATTCTTGGTATGAAAACATACGGATCTCTATTCACCTGATAAATTATAGTTTAAACAATCCGGAATGTTGTGGTCTAGGGATTTAGTTATGAAATATCGTTAGATAAACATGTAGCTGTTTTTGGGAAATGCTATTTGCCTATTTCCATTGTGATGATTCAGACAATAATCATTTTCTGGAAGAGCTCTTTTGTAAGGGATGAGTTACACACGAAAACTCATAGATCACTACCTACCTGATGGATAATGACATCTTTCTGGACAATTTAAGCATCTTTTGTAATTTTGTATCGGCTTTTGATACACATTTTGACAACTGCAGCAATCTTCAGATAGAAAAGCTTGTTTTGTTTCAATAATGTGATTTATAATATGCTCACTGGTGAAAGGACTAGTACCAGTATTATTATTTGTTCACTAACCAAAACACCCATTCAATatagaatattttccattttttGATTGGGTACAGCAAGTATTCATCTAATACAATTGTGCTATGAGTACTTGCCCACATGTTTATGGGTGATTTATGCAATAAAAGTCCACTTTGAACATAGCTACTGGCCATGTACACTAATGCTGACTACATAAATTTCTTCTCATTCACGTTACAAGATGGATGCAGACAATCATGCTGGGTGGCAATGCATGGGAAGTCAGCCTGAAAGGTAAGTACATGCTGACAATTGATTAACAATGAAAATGAATTGCTCAAAAGAAGCCATCCTTTATCTCTGACCTTATCTGCCCACCCTCCTTATCTGCTTGAAAAGGAGAGGTGGATATCTTGCTGGCAGCAATTGATTTATTCTTTTGATATGGTCAGTAGAAGTCCATGTCTGCGAATCAACTTGTGATGTTTGTGCACTTGGTTAGATATTTAGAATCAAGAACTTGATTTCTTTAATTAGCTTCTTGGTCAACATTTACTTACCTGTGTCTTATTATTGTGTCAAGACCAAAGGAAAAAAGGTTGGTGGGAACCTAATGCCAATGCCAAGGAGAAACATGGAGGCAGTACTGAACTTTGAAGTCGAGATTGATTCTTGGACCATGCGACTGGCTGCCTGCCTATTCCTGATAATTAATTGTGAGTGTTCCAATCGTATCTACAGAGATGCGGTATTTCGTTACTTTTAGAGGTGTGCCTTGCCAGGCGGGCACTAAGAATAATTTCTCATAAGTTGTTTAAAATTGACTGAAGAATTTTGTCTGTTTATTTTGCTGCTTCCATAATGAATCAAGCAGCATGAGTCAACTAAGATGATACTCATAATGAATCAAGCAGCATGAGTCAACTAAGATGATACTCATAATGAATCAAGCAGCATGAGTCAACTAAGATGATACTCATAATGAATCAAGCAGCATGAGTCAACTAAGATCATACTGTGTATGGAGATTATTGGTTAATATTAAGTCGACTGATGAAAGTTGAAACCAAACCTTGAAAAACTATACGATTTGTACCCTGCAAAGGCAATGGACTCTCATTTGCTGCTGCCCACATGCTCCATGCTGCCTGGTTGTGGAAAGGAAGGACAGCATAAATGAGAGAGATGCAAGCCATAAATTTTGCAATCATTCTAGTGGAAGAGTGGGCAAGTATCTGGATAGGAATAATGATGAGGGGCGCAGGTGTTGTCGTTAACTgggggaatttttaaaatagacataaataataaagttattataaaaatagttaaaaataaaactttttacGAATTTAGGTGAGATGAATTCatatccgggatttaaatcccgctaattattattttttatttattcctttatattCCAGGATTTAAATCCCGGTACCTTCTAATTActgggatttaaatcccggatatgaattttttttaatttttttacaaatggtttcatttttcatttgcttaaattttatttttttaaaataaaaaaaaaataacgacGCTATAGCCCAACAATCACATGAGCGGAATACGGATGGTAGAATTCTTTTTCTCAGACGATTCCTTCCACACTGAAATCGTCGATGTCCGAGATGTGGTACCGATTGAATATAATTTATAGCATATtcgataaatatttttatatttagacGTGACAATCTTTCTACCAATAATATAAATGTTGATTTTCCTTATATTAAATATGATAATCTTAAATATTTGTTAAATCTCATAAtgtcttttattttcaatttattgaaattatttgctaatataatttatattatatttaataaatataaatataatttattattattatttaaacctATGTTAATAAAACAATTTAGCTTTGtaaaagaaattataaaaaattattacgaatttgattttttttaaaaaaaaaaataaaacttaagcaaatgaaaaatgaaacaatttgtaaaaaaaataaaaaaaaaatcatatccgggatttaaatcccggtaaTTAGAAGGTACCGCGATTTAAATCCCGGAatataaggaaataaataaaaaaaaataattaccgggatttaaatcccggatatGAATTCATCTCACttaaatttataaaaagttttatttttacctATTTTTATAATAACTTTACTATTTATGCTTATTTTAAAAGTTTTCCCTAGTTAACTTCGCAAAATGATTCGGGCTATAAATGTATAAATCAAAGGTaaatttgcatgcagtccctAATCATAAACTCATCTTTACATGTAGTCCTCATCCACAAAaatctttgtttccactccctagtTAAATATATTTGTCTAATTGTCCATGATACTTTtcggtataaaaagtctaaattaaattagaatctagtatattttctatcaattgagtacaattcttttttcacctcaattggatgaaaaatatactagattttctttaaatgatactcaatttgatgaaaaatatactagatttttttaaatgGTAAATGTTGCTGAATTTacgaggaattatattaa from Zingiber officinale cultivar Zhangliang chromosome 5B, Zo_v1.1, whole genome shotgun sequence encodes the following:
- the LOC121984325 gene encoding F-box protein At4g18380-like, with amino-acid sequence MQTKFRIHADPSLNQDHFDQIPDSLLLLIFNKLADVRSLCRCLAVSKRFNSLVPLVHDLYVKIDRIVSVDGDCDAISLSSPKPRNIFAHLLKVMLFRIFKPFHHLQSTNGGNKPLFPRIFHHSPAQVLKTFTQVRNLRIELPAADVGTEDGVFLKWRAEFGSTLQNCVILGGTRIEPGSDSVNSEGSVEDNGSIPESFYTNGGLKLRVVWTISSLIAASTRHYLLHQIVKEHRTLKSLVLTDADGQGTLTMGVEQLKEFREKPLTASASSNRSQVPASNMKLKYAPYLELPEGMRMQGATLVVIKPAGEGTSCVNSGKKETEALVCGAFDGPFQAAVTALGKRRTYLLEMNGF